Proteins co-encoded in one Ruficoccus amylovorans genomic window:
- a CDS encoding LytTR family DNA-binding domain-containing protein translates to INADGDYSRVYYASGGCDMVRQTMKAWESILPPGDFLRIHRAHIINIGHVTTTSQSEGEFAVTLRGDYPRCTVSRRRVKEVLNQLPDQATD, encoded by the coding sequence GCATCAACGCAGACGGCGACTACAGCAGGGTGTACTACGCCTCTGGTGGGTGCGACATGGTACGCCAGACGATGAAAGCCTGGGAAAGCATACTTCCTCCAGGGGATTTCTTGCGCATTCACCGCGCTCATATTATTAATATCGGGCACGTGACAACGACCTCCCAATCCGAAGGAGAATTTGCCGTCACTCTTCGTGGTGACTATCCACGCTGCACCGTCAGCCGACGACGGGTGAAGGAAGTCCTCAACCAGTTG